A genomic window from Bdellovibrio sp. SKB1291214 includes:
- a CDS encoding response regulator, translating into MPQKMNLLVVEDDHDLGEMIVDSLKDLFQRVEFTTNFDTAIKILTALKPDVIVTDQNIDGGFGIAIVAQAKANNVNTVAIVQTGNPSLELQTEAAKLGSVEIIEKPFDAKLLHLRVSQLIMVEDMRRKMEASPGASELRPPLQ; encoded by the coding sequence ATGCCGCAGAAAATGAATCTCCTGGTGGTCGAGGATGATCACGACCTGGGGGAAATGATCGTCGATTCTCTGAAGGATCTTTTTCAAAGGGTTGAATTCACAACGAACTTTGATACGGCCATTAAAATCCTGACTGCCCTAAAGCCTGACGTCATTGTCACAGATCAAAACATAGATGGAGGCTTTGGTATAGCCATTGTGGCACAAGCGAAAGCCAATAATGTGAACACTGTTGCCATTGTACAAACGGGGAACCCGTCCTTGGAATTGCAGACCGAAGCCGCCAAGCTTGGGAGCGTGGAAATTATTGAAAAACCATTCGATGCGAAACTTCTGCATTTAAGGGTGTCGCAATTGATTATGGTTGAAGATATGCGCAGAAAGATGGAGGCGTCACCGGGAGCCAGCGAACTGCGACCGCCTCTGCAGTAA
- a CDS encoding sensor histidine kinase gives MSPNLHIVILVFAGTMLVNVFTSAALWYIHRNRIFGYITLSWVITSINFFLQSQFVNYDYKMLLAYSFYVLASWVYYEITAALLVNPERRYWVYTIPITLIVLGLVTLNLTGSFQFASIFSAIAIAMPLFCAALKARNAKVSRESKGDSKGFRILALLLVLLAIHYLDYPFLRSSESGAVFGFTFAFLLTFAFSIFFPSFLLWQLAAQYSSRLQDEVTKQTKELVDLDNRNKALISILIHDLATPVTTAMMSLGKMEGGEQTPVLDRLGKSLRYIVSTIEKVRELQAVNAGKKNLDLKVADPMISAENAVQYYAEQLAAQNLTVRFIDNRKNRHSAVMIDSHLLQGQIIGNLLSNAIKFSPRGEEIVIRLSEDARSLTIEVIDFGIGIPASIAPKLFSFTGATTRKGLHNEKGTGFGLPLVKAYVDMMHGRIDFQTGYKDAAFARTVGVNMRVKFPLVVMQPILSESRPAAEM, from the coding sequence ATGAGCCCAAATTTACATATCGTCATTCTGGTTTTTGCCGGAACTATGCTCGTAAATGTCTTTACCTCTGCAGCCTTGTGGTACATCCATAGGAATCGTATTTTTGGGTACATCACCCTCAGTTGGGTGATCACATCCATAAACTTTTTTCTGCAAAGTCAGTTTGTAAATTACGATTACAAGATGCTGTTAGCCTATAGTTTTTATGTCTTGGCTAGCTGGGTTTACTATGAAATCACGGCCGCTCTTTTGGTAAATCCTGAAAGACGCTACTGGGTTTACACGATTCCAATCACTTTAATAGTTTTGGGGTTGGTGACTCTTAATTTGACGGGGTCTTTCCAATTCGCCTCTATATTTTCGGCGATAGCAATCGCGATGCCACTTTTCTGCGCCGCTTTGAAGGCGCGAAATGCCAAGGTCTCCCGTGAATCTAAGGGGGATTCGAAGGGCTTTAGAATTTTGGCTCTGTTGTTGGTCCTTTTGGCAATTCATTATCTGGATTACCCCTTCTTGCGCAGCAGTGAATCGGGGGCGGTCTTTGGTTTCACTTTTGCGTTTCTTTTGACCTTTGCATTTTCGATCTTTTTTCCTTCTTTTCTTCTTTGGCAATTGGCGGCCCAATACAGCAGTCGTCTGCAGGATGAGGTCACCAAACAAACGAAGGAGTTGGTGGATCTCGACAATCGTAACAAAGCTTTGATTTCGATTCTTATCCACGATCTTGCGACGCCAGTGACCACAGCAATGATGTCCTTAGGCAAAATGGAAGGTGGGGAGCAAACTCCCGTATTAGATCGCTTAGGGAAATCACTGCGCTATATAGTATCCACAATTGAAAAGGTTCGCGAGTTGCAAGCAGTGAACGCTGGCAAAAAGAATTTGGATCTTAAAGTCGCGGACCCTATGATATCCGCCGAAAATGCCGTTCAGTATTATGCAGAGCAGTTGGCTGCGCAAAACTTAACGGTGCGATTCATCGATAACCGTAAGAATCGCCATTCAGCGGTCATGATTGATTCTCATCTGCTGCAAGGTCAGATTATTGGAAATCTTTTAAGTAATGCGATTAAATTTTCCCCGCGAGGGGAGGAGATCGTAATTCGATTGAGCGAAGATGCACGCAGTCTGACGATCGAAGTGATTGATTTTGGCATTGGTATTCCGGCGAGCATTGCGCCGAAATTATTCTCGTTCACGGGTGCCACCACACGCAAAGGACTTCATAATGAAAAGGGTACTGGCTTCGGCCTCCCTTTGGTGAAGGCCTATGTTGATATGATGCATGGACGTATAGATTTTCAGACCGGATATAAAGATGCCGCCTTTGCGCGCACCGTGGGCGTCAATATGCGCGTTAAATTTCCCTTGGTCGTAATGCAGCCGATTCTTTCGGAATCGCGACCGGCGGCGGAGATGTAA
- a CDS encoding adenylate kinase: protein MSQTPQRIAVIGNAGAGKTVLSRHLAKRYQLPLTHVDSIQFVAGMKIRPHKESIALLTEVQNQTSWIIDGYGPLDIIERRFQLADQIVMIDFPIWRHYWWATKRQIKNIWFPREELPAGCSEVSWDQTKKLYKTIGNVHRLMRPELLRILNRDGLKGKVVWIRKVSQLRHLSKFGFVDGGL from the coding sequence ATGTCACAAACTCCCCAAAGAATTGCAGTCATTGGAAATGCCGGCGCTGGTAAAACAGTCCTCTCCCGTCATTTGGCAAAGAGGTATCAACTTCCGTTGACCCACGTTGATTCCATCCAATTCGTTGCTGGCATGAAAATTCGTCCTCATAAAGAATCCATTGCCCTCCTAACAGAAGTCCAAAACCAGACATCATGGATCATTGATGGATATGGTCCCTTAGATATTATTGAGCGTCGTTTTCAATTGGCTGATCAAATAGTGATGATTGATTTCCCCATTTGGCGGCATTATTGGTGGGCAACAAAACGGCAGATCAAAAATATATGGTTTCCCCGTGAAGAGCTGCCGGCAGGATGTTCTGAAGTTTCTTGGGATCAGACTAAAAAGCTTTATAAAACCATCGGCAATGTTCATCGTTTGATGCGACCGGAGCTTTTAAGAATTTTAAATCGTGATGGTTTAAAGGGAAAAGTGGTGTGGATTCGTAAAGTCTCTCAACTGCGACATCTTTCCAAATTTGGTTTTGTTGACGGTGGTCTTTGA
- a CDS encoding OsmC family protein: protein MERKASVQWKGNIQQGQGEVSTESGVLNRTPYSFSRRFGTEKGTNPEELIAAAHSSCFAMALSAALTQKGFTADTLNVNAAVSIEKNGSDWVITHSNLSLRAKIPGIDQTQFKTIAEEAKSNCPVSRLLDTEISLDAVLDEGEARATH, encoded by the coding sequence ATGGAAAGAAAAGCATCCGTGCAATGGAAAGGAAATATTCAACAGGGTCAAGGAGAAGTATCTACGGAAAGTGGTGTTTTGAATCGCACACCGTACTCGTTCAGCCGCCGTTTCGGCACAGAAAAAGGGACGAATCCCGAGGAACTTATCGCAGCAGCCCATTCCTCATGCTTTGCAATGGCCTTATCAGCAGCTCTGACACAAAAAGGGTTCACTGCAGATACTTTGAACGTAAATGCTGCAGTAAGTATTGAGAAAAATGGCAGTGACTGGGTCATCACTCATTCCAATCTTTCTTTGCGAGCCAAAATTCCTGGAATCGACCAAACACAGTTTAAAACCATCGCTGAAGAAGCTAAAAGCAACTGCCCTGTTTCAAGACTGTTAGATACTGAAATCTCTTTAGATGCGGTTCTTGACGAAGGTGAAGCTCGCGCGACACACTAA
- a CDS encoding PPK2 family polyphosphate kinase: MIKEKHFYPISKNLSKVPTESGSKGSPKKALKSDFEEIIEKLADLQELIFAEAKHKVLIILQGLDTSGKDGTVKHVFAAVNPQGLRVVSFKRPTELEMRHDYLWRIHKQTPERGELVIFNRSHYEDVVIPTVHKTLSSSQIQNRIDDINAFEKMLFDEGVTVLKFFLHISRKEQASRLMERIHNPKKHWKFELSDLTERRHWHSYQKAYGEVIIKTHHPDRPWYIIPADDKDMRNYIISSILVDRLQKLKPVLPKFDKKTFAKIKKQLKKI, encoded by the coding sequence ATGATCAAAGAAAAACATTTTTATCCGATATCCAAGAATCTCTCCAAAGTTCCGACTGAAAGTGGCTCGAAAGGTTCGCCTAAAAAAGCTCTTAAATCGGACTTTGAAGAGATCATCGAAAAACTGGCCGACCTTCAGGAACTGATCTTTGCGGAAGCAAAACACAAAGTTCTGATCATTCTGCAAGGCTTAGACACCTCCGGTAAAGATGGGACCGTCAAACACGTTTTCGCGGCGGTTAATCCGCAGGGCCTGCGCGTGGTTTCATTTAAGCGCCCGACCGAGTTAGAAATGCGCCACGATTATTTATGGCGTATTCACAAGCAAACACCGGAACGTGGAGAGCTTGTGATCTTTAATCGGAGTCATTACGAAGATGTCGTTATTCCGACAGTTCATAAGACTTTATCATCGTCTCAGATACAAAATCGTATCGATGATATCAATGCCTTCGAAAAAATGCTGTTTGATGAGGGGGTCACTGTCCTTAAATTCTTCTTGCATATCAGTCGTAAGGAGCAGGCCTCCAGACTGATGGAAAGAATTCACAATCCTAAAAAGCACTGGAAATTTGAATTAAGCGATTTGACCGAGCGCCGGCACTGGCATTCTTACCAAAAAGCCTATGGGGAAGTTATAATAAAAACACATCATCCCGACCGTCCATGGTACATTATTCCTGCTGACGACAAGGACATGCGCAACTATATCATTTCATCGATCTTGGTGGACCGCTTGCAAAAACTAAAACCCGTCCTACCTAAGTTCGACAAAAAAACCTTTGCGAAAATAAAAAAACAACTGAAAAAAATTTAA